A region from the Alosa alosa isolate M-15738 ecotype Scorff River chromosome 7, AALO_Geno_1.1, whole genome shotgun sequence genome encodes:
- the eri2 gene encoding ERI1 exoribonuclease 2 isoform X2 — protein MSTKKLAKELGIIRKRSQNKESGQTKRPGKKQYFSYLIIIDFESTCWREKNNYGQEIIEFPAVLLNTSTGAVESEFHTYLQPQEHPFLSEFCTELTGITQTQVEAGVPLSICLSRFTRWLHSLQQDRGVVFVRDGKAPLVPGCPCAFVTWSDWDLGVCLLYECKRKQICKPELFYNRKPKGLNGALQDLGIEFSGREHSGLDDARNTARLAWRMMTDGCFMKITKSLDRTPLRAKPLFPNKPVNNDSSNHHEHSRQTNMQEGVCKQQQQHRSESTTLECSTKPPSSDVTLDTTHRLNVNQNPGTYQCQSLVTPQTVLGSLSSCLSVGGMTGPMMRQHGALSRSSLSSQGTGLVLVSTTVSSHTDVLAKQLNFDLEASEVDWTDGVVLPETEEPGPSYDDVVLEEEGQNLGDGCDPEVATNSGVCRKGPGKTLSSLASSPLHLPRASLDSLMASGGGLKETSANRTSLPVVKNRPQVTTSADACFKMPQPVSAPTGDNYRSVLRPFVHKTTTPRGSVAHSSIHKPTTPSVSATNSNPHYTTLGSLVSNHSLNSATPCSSTPKFIARKTTAPSSGSALPSPLYQRNTPHCGHTVQRNSSKTTTPSTPFTIFQDVESQPSTSTRIQASTGGSFSVLPSVLSSSVNQSSLPASSRAGAPRKAAMTTVTSPLCGCGRRAKRLSVGNGGPNHGRGFYCCPVRRSGPGASAPKKGCEFFKWETALLASLALVCPNKDTPPARLGLRQLCRSCSAD, from the exons ATGTCGACAAAGAAACTTGCTAA GGAACTTGGGATAATACGAAAACGAAGTCAGAATAAAGAATCTGGTCAAACAAAACGGCCAGGCAAAA AACAATATTTTTCCTACCTTATAATAATCGACTTCGAGTCCACCTGCTGGAGAGAGAAGAACAACTACGGACAAGAAATAA TCGAATTCCCAGCAGTTTTATTAAATACGTCCACCGGAGCGGTCGAGTCAGAATTCCACACGTATCTGCAGCCACAGGAGCACCCCTTCCTCTCCGAGTTCTGCACGGAGCTCACAGGAATCACTCAG ACACAGGTCGAGGCGGGCGTTCccctgtccatctgtctgtcgcGCTTCACCCGCTGGCTCCACTCGCTGCAGCAGGACCGAGGGGTGGTGTTTGTGAGGGACGGCAAAGCCCCCCTCGTTCCTGGTTGTCCCTGTGCCTTCGTCACTTGGTCAG ACTGGGACCTGGGAGTGTGTCTTCTGTATGAGTGCAAACGGAAGCAGATCTGCAAACCAGAG TTGTTTTACAACAGAAAACCAAAGGGACTAAATGGAGCGCTGCAAGATCTGGGTATAGAGTTCTCCGGACGAGAGCATTCAG GTTTGGATGATGCTCGCAACACGGCTCGGCTGGCCTGGAGAATGATGACCGATGGCTGTTTCATGAAGATCACTAAGTCTCTGGATCGG ACACCGTTGAGAGCCAAGCCACTGTTCCCCAACAAGCCCGTCAACAATGATTCCAGCAACCACCATGAGCACAGCAGGCAGACTAACATGCAAGAGGGAGTCTgcaagcagcagcaacagcatcgCTCTGAAAGTACAACACTGGAATGCTCTACCAAGCCACCATCATCAGATGTCACGCTAGACACAACCCATCGTCTGAATGTCAACCAGAACCCTGGGACCTACCAGTGCCAGAGCCTGGTAACTCCACAAACGGTTCTTGGTAGCCTATCCTCGTGCCTGTCCGTTGGTGGCATGACTGGGCCAATGATGAGACAGCACGGCGCTCTATCAAGATCTAGTCTTTCGTCTCAGGGCACAGGACTGGTTCTGGTGTCGACCACCGTGAGCTCACACACGGACGTGCTGGCCAAACAGCTGAACTTTGACCTCGAGGCCTCGGAGGTGGACTGGACTGATGGAGTGGTGCTGCCCGAAACGGAGGAGCCGGGTCCTTCCTACGATGACgtggtgctggaggaggaggggcagaACCTTGGTGATGGGTGTGACCCAGAGGTCGCAACCAATAGCGGTGTTTGTAGGAAGGGGCCTGGTAAGACTTTGTCGTCGTTGGCTTCTtcacctctccacctccctcgtGCTTCATTAGACTCTCTTATGGCCTCAGGTGGGGGACTGAAAGAGACCTCTGCTAACAGGACATCTCTACCCGTAGTGAAAAATCGACCACAGGTGACCACAAGCGCTGATGCCTGTTTCAAAATGCCTCAACCTGTCTCTGCTCCGACTGGGGACAATTACAGATCAGTGCTACGCCCATTTGTTCATAAAACTACAACTCCCAGGGGCTCTGTTGCACACAGCTCCATTCATAAGCCTACAACTCCCAGCGTTTCTGCTACAAACAGCAACCCGCATTATACAACTCTTGGCAGCTTGGTCTCAAACCACTCACTTAATAGTGCAACTCCCTGCAGTTCTACCCCAAAATTCATCGCTCGTAAAACTACAGCTCCTTCCAGTGGCTCTGCATTGCCAAGTCCACTATATCAAAGGAACACCCCCCACTGTGGCCACACAGTGCAGAGGAACTCTTCTAAAACTACAACTCCCAGCACCCCTTTCACCATATTCCAGGATGTTGAATCACAGCCCTCTACCTCCACCAGAATACAGGCATCCACTGGCGGCTCGTTCTCCGTCCTGCCCTCAGTTCTTTCTTCCAGCGTGAACCAGTCGTCTCTCCCGGCCTCATCGAGGGCTGGGGCGCCCAGGAAGGCGGCGATGACTACGGTGACGTCGCCGCTGTGCGGCTGTGGCAGGCGGGCGAAGCGGCTCAGCGTGGGCAACGGCGGGCCGAACCACGGACGCGGCTTCTACTGCTGCCCCGTGCGCCGCTCGGGGCCTGGCGCATCCGCGCCCAAGAAGGGCTGCGAGTTTTTCAAGTGGGAGACTGCACTGCTGGCCTCTCTAGCCCTGGTCTGTCCAAACAAAGACACGCCTCCTGCCCGACTAGGCCTGCGCCAGCTTTGCCGAAGCTGCTCCGCTGATTGA
- the eri2 gene encoding ERI1 exoribonuclease 2 isoform X1, whose product MSTKKLAKELGIIRKRSQNKESGQTKRPGKKQYFSYLIIIDFESTCWREKNNYGQEIIEFPAVLLNTSTGAVESEFHTYLQPQEHPFLSEFCTELTGITQTQVEAGVPLSICLSRFTRWLHSLQQDRGVVFVRDGKAPLVPGCPCAFVTWSDWDLGVCLLYECKRKQICKPEVLNSWIDLRATYKLFYNRKPKGLNGALQDLGIEFSGREHSGLDDARNTARLAWRMMTDGCFMKITKSLDRTPLRAKPLFPNKPVNNDSSNHHEHSRQTNMQEGVCKQQQQHRSESTTLECSTKPPSSDVTLDTTHRLNVNQNPGTYQCQSLVTPQTVLGSLSSCLSVGGMTGPMMRQHGALSRSSLSSQGTGLVLVSTTVSSHTDVLAKQLNFDLEASEVDWTDGVVLPETEEPGPSYDDVVLEEEGQNLGDGCDPEVATNSGVCRKGPGKTLSSLASSPLHLPRASLDSLMASGGGLKETSANRTSLPVVKNRPQVTTSADACFKMPQPVSAPTGDNYRSVLRPFVHKTTTPRGSVAHSSIHKPTTPSVSATNSNPHYTTLGSLVSNHSLNSATPCSSTPKFIARKTTAPSSGSALPSPLYQRNTPHCGHTVQRNSSKTTTPSTPFTIFQDVESQPSTSTRIQASTGGSFSVLPSVLSSSVNQSSLPASSRAGAPRKAAMTTVTSPLCGCGRRAKRLSVGNGGPNHGRGFYCCPVRRSGPGASAPKKGCEFFKWETALLASLALVCPNKDTPPARLGLRQLCRSCSAD is encoded by the exons ATGTCGACAAAGAAACTTGCTAA GGAACTTGGGATAATACGAAAACGAAGTCAGAATAAAGAATCTGGTCAAACAAAACGGCCAGGCAAAA AACAATATTTTTCCTACCTTATAATAATCGACTTCGAGTCCACCTGCTGGAGAGAGAAGAACAACTACGGACAAGAAATAA TCGAATTCCCAGCAGTTTTATTAAATACGTCCACCGGAGCGGTCGAGTCAGAATTCCACACGTATCTGCAGCCACAGGAGCACCCCTTCCTCTCCGAGTTCTGCACGGAGCTCACAGGAATCACTCAG ACACAGGTCGAGGCGGGCGTTCccctgtccatctgtctgtcgcGCTTCACCCGCTGGCTCCACTCGCTGCAGCAGGACCGAGGGGTGGTGTTTGTGAGGGACGGCAAAGCCCCCCTCGTTCCTGGTTGTCCCTGTGCCTTCGTCACTTGGTCAG ACTGGGACCTGGGAGTGTGTCTTCTGTATGAGTGCAAACGGAAGCAGATCTGCAAACCAGAGGTACTCAACAGCTGGATCGACCTGCGGGCCACCTACAAG TTGTTTTACAACAGAAAACCAAAGGGACTAAATGGAGCGCTGCAAGATCTGGGTATAGAGTTCTCCGGACGAGAGCATTCAG GTTTGGATGATGCTCGCAACACGGCTCGGCTGGCCTGGAGAATGATGACCGATGGCTGTTTCATGAAGATCACTAAGTCTCTGGATCGG ACACCGTTGAGAGCCAAGCCACTGTTCCCCAACAAGCCCGTCAACAATGATTCCAGCAACCACCATGAGCACAGCAGGCAGACTAACATGCAAGAGGGAGTCTgcaagcagcagcaacagcatcgCTCTGAAAGTACAACACTGGAATGCTCTACCAAGCCACCATCATCAGATGTCACGCTAGACACAACCCATCGTCTGAATGTCAACCAGAACCCTGGGACCTACCAGTGCCAGAGCCTGGTAACTCCACAAACGGTTCTTGGTAGCCTATCCTCGTGCCTGTCCGTTGGTGGCATGACTGGGCCAATGATGAGACAGCACGGCGCTCTATCAAGATCTAGTCTTTCGTCTCAGGGCACAGGACTGGTTCTGGTGTCGACCACCGTGAGCTCACACACGGACGTGCTGGCCAAACAGCTGAACTTTGACCTCGAGGCCTCGGAGGTGGACTGGACTGATGGAGTGGTGCTGCCCGAAACGGAGGAGCCGGGTCCTTCCTACGATGACgtggtgctggaggaggaggggcagaACCTTGGTGATGGGTGTGACCCAGAGGTCGCAACCAATAGCGGTGTTTGTAGGAAGGGGCCTGGTAAGACTTTGTCGTCGTTGGCTTCTtcacctctccacctccctcgtGCTTCATTAGACTCTCTTATGGCCTCAGGTGGGGGACTGAAAGAGACCTCTGCTAACAGGACATCTCTACCCGTAGTGAAAAATCGACCACAGGTGACCACAAGCGCTGATGCCTGTTTCAAAATGCCTCAACCTGTCTCTGCTCCGACTGGGGACAATTACAGATCAGTGCTACGCCCATTTGTTCATAAAACTACAACTCCCAGGGGCTCTGTTGCACACAGCTCCATTCATAAGCCTACAACTCCCAGCGTTTCTGCTACAAACAGCAACCCGCATTATACAACTCTTGGCAGCTTGGTCTCAAACCACTCACTTAATAGTGCAACTCCCTGCAGTTCTACCCCAAAATTCATCGCTCGTAAAACTACAGCTCCTTCCAGTGGCTCTGCATTGCCAAGTCCACTATATCAAAGGAACACCCCCCACTGTGGCCACACAGTGCAGAGGAACTCTTCTAAAACTACAACTCCCAGCACCCCTTTCACCATATTCCAGGATGTTGAATCACAGCCCTCTACCTCCACCAGAATACAGGCATCCACTGGCGGCTCGTTCTCCGTCCTGCCCTCAGTTCTTTCTTCCAGCGTGAACCAGTCGTCTCTCCCGGCCTCATCGAGGGCTGGGGCGCCCAGGAAGGCGGCGATGACTACGGTGACGTCGCCGCTGTGCGGCTGTGGCAGGCGGGCGAAGCGGCTCAGCGTGGGCAACGGCGGGCCGAACCACGGACGCGGCTTCTACTGCTGCCCCGTGCGCCGCTCGGGGCCTGGCGCATCCGCGCCCAAGAAGGGCTGCGAGTTTTTCAAGTGGGAGACTGCACTGCTGGCCTCTCTAGCCCTGGTCTGTCCAAACAAAGACACGCCTCCTGCCCGACTAGGCCTGCGCCAGCTTTGCCGAAGCTGCTCCGCTGATTGA